In a single window of the Acipenser ruthenus chromosome 8, fAciRut3.2 maternal haplotype, whole genome shotgun sequence genome:
- the LOC117406742 gene encoding protein ABHD13, with protein sequence MEKSWRLWTIAQKWLLNLASWSWGLCRISLLALILTFHLYGGFMLLALILASVAGILYKFQDVLLYFPDQPSSSRLYVPVPTGIPHENIFVKTKDGVRLNLILLRYTGDNPAFSPTVIYFHGNAGNIGHRIPNALLMLVNLKVNVILVDYRGYGKSEGEASEDGLYLDSEAVLDYVMTRPDIDKTKIILFGRSLGGAVAVHLASENPHRISAIMVENTFLSIPHMASTLFSFFPMKYLPLWCYKNKFLSYKKIAQCRMPSLFISGLSDQLIPPVMMKQLYELSPSRTKRFAIFPDGTHNDTWQCQGYFTAIEQFIKELIQNHSHEETTIAVSNVTII encoded by the coding sequence atggaAAAGTCATGGAGGTTGTGGACCATTGCTCAAAAGTGGTTGTTAAATTTGGCGTCGTGGTCCTGGGGGCTGTGCCGCATCTCACTGCTGGCTCTGATTTTAACTTTTCATCTGTATGGTGGCTTTATGTTACTTGCACTGATACTTGCTTCGGTAGCAGGTATATTGTACAAATTCCAAGACGTGCTGCTGTATTTTCCCGATCAGCCTTCCTCTTCTCGCTTGTATGTTCCTGTGCCTACTGGGATCCCACATGAAAACATCTTTGTAAAAACCAAAGACGGTGTACGTCTTAATCTCATTCTTCTTAGGTACACTGGTGACAATCCAGCATTTTCACCCACCGTTATCTACTTCCACGGGAATGCTGGCAACATTGGTCACCGCATACCCAATGCACTGTTAATGCTGGTCAACTTGAAGGTGAACGTAATACTGGTTGATTACAGAGGTTATGGCAAAAGTGAAGGTGAAGCAAGTGAAGATGGGCTGTATTTAGATTCCGAAGCTGTGCTGGACTATGTCATGACCAGACCAGACATAGATAAAACTAAAATCATTCTGTTTGGCCGCTCATTAGGAGGAGCAGTAGCTGTCCATCTGGCATCTGAAAATCCCCATCGGATCTCTGCCATAATGgtagaaaatacatttcttagCATCCCCCACATGGccagtactttgttttctttctttccaaTGAAATATCTTCCACTCTGGTGCTACAAAAACAAATTCCTGTCCTACAAGAAAATTGCACAGTGCAGGATGCCTTCACTTTTCATCTCCGGACTGTCTGACCAGCTGATTCCACCAGTCATGATGAAGCAGCTGTATGAACTTTCTCCGTCCCGGACTAAGAGGTTTGCCATATTTCCAGATGGCACTCACAACGACACCTGGCAGTGCCAAGGATACTTCACAGCCATTGAACAATTCATTAAAGAACTTATACAAAACCATTCTCATGAAGAAACAACGATAGCAGTGTCAAATGTAACAATTATATGA